The Nicotiana sylvestris chromosome 6, ASM39365v2, whole genome shotgun sequence genomic sequence ATAACTCCATAATACTGTTCATATCTACATAGATCTACACTTATCTACAGAAGGTGAAGTTCCACAGTCGCCAATTCACGGTGTGACTGTGACTGAAGTTGTTCCTGAAGGCATTGATAAAAAAgttgttcctgaagttgttcctgaAGGCATTGACAACAAAGGTTTGACATTGGATGACTTTGAGCTGCCAGAAAACTTATCACAGTTGGTCATGTATGGCGAGCCCATACCAGACAAATCAACCCCTGTTCATCCCGGTAGAACCAGGCAACCGGGAAAATATGCACGATCACCTTTCACATCTTTGTATAGTTCTGGAGGCAGCACATCTGTTGGATCTAAATTTTTTTACCTCAAGCACCCCTTCACAAGTGTCGTAGGTGAAAATGTAGATCCTGAATTGATAGAAAGGTTCACCAACTGGTTATACGTTCGTAGTAATAAAGTATCTAGGAGGTATGAATGCTTCATTTTACACTATCTGTTCACCATTTTTATACTTTAAAATTGTAATTCATTTTgtcaattttttgtatttgatatttttttgttatTACAGGAGGAAATATTACTTTTCCAAGAAggataaccaaatcaagccttggttggattttggttgtGAAAAGATTGATAAGAAGGACTGGTTTTATGCCCTTGCTCACCCCGGACAAGTCATCAATAACACAGTAAGTATAAAGAACATAATCATTCACAATATCTGTTTTGTCTTCAGCTGTGTAGTGTAATTGTAGTTTATTTTTCAGCTATGATGTGtaattgtagtaatattgtagacaACATATATATGTTACTATATTTATGTCTCAGCTGTGAAATTTTGCTTTTTATGGACCTTATGTATCATATGTGATGATGATTGTATGTACAAACtggaattttggtacttttgactgACTTGGAATCTCTGTGTACCACAACTGTAGTTAccttgtagtaatattgtagagcTTGTGATTGTGCCTATTAATATTAACTGTAGGTTGAACTTGCTGATTATTGGGACCTTAAGTTAGGTGGTATGTTTCATTTGTTCCTCTGTATAGTGAATAAATGTAGACAGTGCATAAATATAGTTAATGTGTAGTTGTTTTGTAGTCTGATGGGTCAATTGTACATATAGTACTTGTTCACTATGGTTCATACAAACTACAATTAAATTACATTTTGTGAGGTACTTGGACTAACTGTTATATTTCTGTAGTTATAGTGTAGCTAATTTGCAGCAATCTGTTAGAGTTTTTAATAAATTCAAATTGTAGTTAATCTGTAGCTGTTTTGTAGACAAGTGTGGTTACACCGTAGCTTATTGtatatgtttattctattttggcAGCACATTGATGTTATTATGTATTATCTGCGAAAAAGAGGCAAATATGGCCCCAACAATAATACTAGGTTCACAACCACCGATTGCTTGTTCAAGACAAAGATTGAAAGAATCTATGACAAGTTCATAAGTTCTCCACCGGAACAAAGGTATTCGGTTGTTAAACCCGAGGATGATGTTGGAGAATATATTCTTGGGTACAGAATTCTTGCTAATGTTGCCTGGGATCTTGTTGACTATGTGCTCATACCTGTGAACCTTGTAGAGAACTTCCATTGGTTGTTGCTAGTTTTTGACATAAAGGACAGACAACTTTATGTTTATGATTCCATGGTGAGAGCAAACCGTCATAAAACAGTTGAGACATTGGTTGACAAGTTTTCAATCATTATCCCTCTGTATTTGTCATGCACTGGTTTCTATGGTAAACGTAAAGACATTGACTTCAAGACCACAAAGGCATACATCGAGAAACCAGTTACGGACCCTCTCGACATACAATGGATGGTTGCTGAGATTCCACAACAAAAGGAAGGCTCAGTGTAAAAAAATAATCTCCCTTTCTAtatgtttaattattttattttaatcatttgTTATATAATGAAAAATTCTCATCTTATGcagcgattgtggtgtatttgtggTTGCATTTGCGGAGTATGTTAGCCTTGGAGATTTGGCAATCCCAAAGGAAGATCTTTCTGATATTGACCAACACCGTAGACGCTATGGAGCTCTACTGTGGGACTATGCaacaaagaagcaagaagatgGGTCAATCAGTGAGAGTGAGGTTACTGGCAGGCTAGCAAGGAGGAAGGGTGCTCCGGCAAAAAACGAGAGGACTAGAGTGCAACGAAAGAAGAAATAGACTATTGTGTTCCTAGTttggtctgtgaaatttggtagttGAATTGGAAAACAATGTAGGAAATATGTCGTTTTGGTTTTCTACAACACTTTTTGTTGATTACATTATACTCGAGTACTCTGATTACATTTTTACAGCAACAACTTTGTCTTACAATTTGACTTTAATCTTCAAGTTATTTTTATAAATACCTTCAAGTGCCAAGTAATATCTGTATATAACTGTCATTTGTTACACAacataaagataaaataaatacagGAATCATATAAATAATTTAGCCATCTTTTATCAACAAGGTTTatcaaaaaaattcaatttatctaCATTTAAACTACGTTAAACTACATTTTAACTACAACTCCTCTACATATGAATAACAAGACTACAGTTCTAACACAGTTAAACTACATATTCACTACAATCTGGATACAATTTATGTTGAATGCATTCTTTATTAATATCAGTTTTTTTGTATACAGTAAATATTAAAGTTTAACTattctataaaaaaaaaacaactttAGATGCTTGACAGAATACATAAAAACATAAATAGTGCAGATACACAAATTGATGTTTATACTTCTTATTCATCTTCAAAAACTTAAACAATTACACAAGAAAATCCGATAATTTGAGCTCACTAACATTTATTTTGAATAACTATTCTAACTACATGATATTCATTTCTTTTTCGGCGCATTCTTGCAAGttcttttgttatgcccttcaccTCCACAATTGCCACATGACACCTTGTATTTCTTTGACTTTATTTCATCAAATGTTTTATATCTTTCCTTGTGAGGTCTCCCTGGCTGCCTTTTATCTCCCGCCGGTGGCTTTACTACCTCATCCAAAATATGTTGTGGCACATCCCATTTGCCTTCATCAGGAAGAGGATTTACTGGCATTTCATAGGTAAGCAGAAGGCTCTTCCTTGTGTAATACGGAGAGCAATAGTTTTCGTATGTTTCATTCCTATGCCTTAATGCTGCCAAAGCATGCGCACATGGaagttcatcaagttggaattgtccacagctacatttcttgttttctagacacacaatgtaccgcttcacaccatctaacacagtatgtatatgatctgttgaagccctcacctacaattgaagaccaaacagaaataataatacatcaATCATTAAAATGGATTATCAACAATTTACCTACAAATCAGCAACAAATATATTACAGCTCATCTACAAACTATTATTACCGACAATTTGACTACAGTTTAACTACAATCTGGAAACACTGCAGCTAGTACTCTTTTGATTCTCCTGCACCAAAAAAAATATCTTACCCTTAGTTTCTGAGATAATGTACTGTTGTCTTCTAATTCTTTGTTGTATTTGTGACCAAGGTATGTGAAAGTACCCTTTGCCTTCGATAACTTTTCTTTTGTCCAACGTTCAAGAAGAGTCCTCATATACTCAAATAGATCAAATATTGGAAGCTCTCTTGCATCTTTTGTTACAGCATTCAACGACTCGGCAATGTTTGACGTCATAGTAAAAGTTCTATTCACCGTTGCATGTACTCTTGaccatctatgatagccaatatcaTATAGGTAAGACTTTACACGCAGGTCTACCTCTTCAATCTTCaacatcctttcattaaattcatccagagtgtatgaccgtgctgtagcaaagtacaattcatgtaattgtagatgtcccttcttgaattttgaccttaTATTTGTCCATATATGCCACATGCAAGAGTAGTGTGCCATGCCCGGATAGACAACTGATGTTGCCTTCAGTATACTCTCATGCCTATCTGAAACAACACACATTGAAGGTCTTTCACCATATGCCtccttgaattgctcaaagaaccacttccaagacgcgtcgttttcagaatcaaccacagcatatgccaagggaaaaatagtacctacatttttaagacataaaatatgattaaataacaactacaatatatattgagaatatagacAAGTTAACTACATTCTTTTATataactacaaaataactacaacataactacaatttaACTGCATTTTAAAGACTGTCTACAAAATAAGTACAAAATTATTCCATTATTTACCTGCTGCATCCATGGTGCTTGCTGTCAGCATAATCCCCCTGTAGGCTGACTTTAAGAATGTCCCATCAACCACTACTACCGGCCTACAATGTTGCCAACCATTTATTGAtgtacaaagagcaacaaatgcgtATAAGAAGCAATCATCTGCTGCCTTCTTCAATTTAACAACAGAacaaggataattcttctcaagaatataaaaatatttgggtaatttgttgtaggagtcacacggattccctctcaaaaactgtaaagctttttcctttgctctccatgcttgcatgtagcttaggTTCAGTCCATGTTCGGATAACATGTCAGTTTGTATGTCCTTTGGTGTGTAAACAGTCTTAGGATCACAATACTTTGGAACGACCATGCTACCAAGTACTGCTGCAGTACGTTTGCGCTGTATGAATGTTTCGTCCATTAGGCAGCATGTGTGTTGACGACTGAAACTTTTTATCTTGAACATTGCCGAATCATTAATTGATGTTGCCTTGAAATGCCATTTACAGCTTTCAGCAACACATATAAGCCAGTAGCTACAAAAAAAATACAATATTTACACAAATTTATGAAAAACTACAATTAACTACAAACtgactacaatttaactacaatttataaAACCCACCTATCTTCAATCATACACTGATTTTGCTGATATATTATCCACAAATAACTACATACCTTCTATGACTAGATCTTTTTACTCTGAACTGGAACTTGTGCATCACTGAATAATTCTTCATTGCAGCAGCTACTGTTTGCTTGTCCTGATAAACTTGTCCTTCTTCAATATATGTTTGCGTAGattcagttattatttcactttgatattcctCTATAGCTGGTGAGGATGGAAATTCAAGTAAGTTTAGGGATCCAGACGAACCTGCAAACAATAAATTCATAAATGTAGTTTCTATGTAGATAATTTTGAAAGCAACATTGCTTTATCCTTTTCAGTACTATGTGAgctttgtagtttaattgtaggtaattgtagtaatattgtagataACATAGTAACACCATAACTCTCTGCAATGTCGAATCAAACATACCTGCACTGGTGCTTTCATTGTTGATtgccaattccatattgaaatctcttacgcttatacataaaggatacgaacctaagtttttattctcctttttggtTTCCATGTACACACGAACCCCCATATCATTCCTAATCTCCATTGGAGGACAATTCTCGttcacaatgtatttgatttctataattttatcCGATGTATCAATCGATAATTGTTCTGCAATTGTAGAACTGAGAATTCCGTAGCTTGCATTATCATCTACCACAATGGCATCAACTTCAAAATCTCTAAATCTGCCATAGTTATCCCAATTACCATTCGATTTCAGCAttattgggatttttgacatgaTTTCGTGTAGTTGATAGGAAAAAAGACGAAGAACAGATATAGTTTCGACAATTTGAGTACTGATATCGACGAAGAGCAATTTTGTATTCTACAATTTGTATTGAGCTTCAGTAGCTTGCGTTTTTTGAGAATTGTAGTTGAGTGAGAGAAGAGAGATCTCTTTCTgttgaggaaggagagaattaTGCAACTGGTGCCTTCATCAGATCTGGTGCCTTCATCAGGAAGAGAGATCTCCTTCagtttcaaaattcgaataaaatCGTTGACAGAATCACATCAGATCTGGTGCCTTCATTTTAGGGCTTTTTTAATGGCAAAATCTacctatttttggattggtatataatttgtagtaaaagtgtggactacacgggtaaataacaaattatgaacatttttggtaataagatttgatatatggtatagataggtaaaaatccctttaTAGTATATCCTAACAAAAGTCGTTATCGAGAAAAGGAGATGTTTCGAATATAGAATCTCACCTTCCTTTTTGCTTTGCTTCTCACTTTGTATGCTGTATTAGTTGCAACTTTTGCTACTAGCTCTCCTAATTAAAGTCCACTAGTAGCGTTGCTACTACTATCACTGGCTAGCAAATTAACCTAATTAAGGAAATCCTTGGAGTATCTTGATCGTTAGATATAGAAAACAAGACTTGTAATATTAATCTCAAGATGGCATTCAATAATAATGTCTCACAAATCAGCAGCGGTTCCAGGATTTAAGATTTATGAGTTTGATCTTTAAAGTTTTTAGCATTAATGtactcattatatttttaaagctatGTGTTTATATATGCTATATGTTACAATTTTAGTGAATTGTTATACATAAATTTATATGTCATGTCAATAATACTGAGTTCAGATGAACTTGATAAGCTAATGCAGCATCTGCCCCTGTCACCGATAGATGTGGCTGTGAGGAGGGGTACCCTAAAATTTTCTTAATTTCCCCCTCTTTTCCTTATAAATTTGATAAAACTTTGgtaaaataaaatgaaagaaagatgATTTGGTCCCTCATATGTTTTTTGAACCCAAAATTTGTAAGAAATGTTGATTTTGGCCCCAACTTTTCTTTTGTGAACTTGTTTGCTACAGAAATTCTACCAAGATAACAGACTACATAGGACATGGTTGACCGCCTGGTTTGTTTTTTGTTTCTTCCTTCCATTCTTTATCTTGATTTTGTTTCTCCTTTGTATTTCATGGACTAGCTAGACAAAAAGTGGATCAAAAAATATATTACTTGTGGAGGGCTGGAGGCGACTATTTCCTTATCATGAAAGAGAATTCTGAGTGACTTGTTTGATAACTTTGTGGGGGTATATAGTAATTAGTCTATGATTGTAAAGCAGCCTAATATATGCTAAGAATGTCAAGCTGAGGTTTCTATTTTAGAGCTTCTATATTAAGCAAGGTTCATTTTATCTCTTAAAGTAGATTCATTACAGAAAGGAACTTTAGCTAACTAATGTGGCAAACTGAAAGtttaaggaatttttacctcctatagcaaagattaacaccttatttattttaaataaatatcatttaaaaaaattatattctaaaaataccttttaaggtttatagcaaaatatttaattttggtttccTCCTAGCCCTAAGTCACTAAGTACGCTAATCAgttacatttttttctttttctctctattttgatacatcccattctcCCAAAATTTCGTGGACCTCTTCCTCTTAACCAAAATAACTCCAATAAAAGCAATACTGATATTGATTATTGGAACAACATTTTAGTACGAAACAAAAATCTATCAAAACCTTAATAAGCCAGCTTGCAAATATGCACAAACAAAGCCATTGAAGACGAAGAAGACAAAAGCCTAAATTTTGGCGTAATCGCGTGCTATTTAATTAAGGAGAAATCACAGCCTTGGAGTTTATCAAAATCGGAATTTTACGAAAACAATCAAAAccgaaaaggaagaagaagaagaaacatacTGGAGTTGGCGTATTATTCATGTCCACGAATATCAAAATCGAAATCTTTGATTTCTGATTTCTGTgatttctcgttttcttcttctttctctcatcGCTGCTTATGGAATCATGGTCGGAATCCGACAGGTCGTCGGAAAATTGTCGACTAAAATAGGTCGTCTGAAGTTTGGGGTTGAGCAATTTGAAGATTCTGTTGCCttttttttaagagcatttcaatgtatctcgctgtatttctatgtatttcattgtattcactatcttttttttcattgtaattcaatgtatctcgttgtattcaatgtctttttttctcattgtatttcattGTATCCCTCTGTAATCTATCTATTTCATTGTATCcattgtctcgctatatgccatgaatgtattcatatgttttttttaattaatataatttgtgtattcagatgtattatataatttctctgaagattgtatgtttttggggtattttgcggttgagaatctttttttataactgaaaaatacaaaatttgtgtgttataattgagtttgttgagttatctgtccagctgtaatcccaagTTTTActtcatgaatacagtcgaatacactcgaatacaacaactgattagctggacttccctgaatcatgcctatttttgctactgtattcatgaatacaatagcttaaatacatcaaatacatcttataaccatagaaaatatatctgtaatccgtaatatagcaaacggtatctatagatggctaattaatactaaaaaatAGTGCTTTACGAAAACTTCTCAAAATTTAAACAAAGGTACTTTTCTTTTTCTGGAGACAAGAAACCAAAGTAAAACAAATAGATCAAAAAGTTATATACTATTGAAAAGATACGTCTACTGAAAACTTTCAAAGATATGcaaagaaaatttgttttctTGTTTCCTGTAAAGAGAAAAGCTAGGTTCCATTTGTTCCTACAGACAGGTGAAATTTTATTTGACAAACTATTTTCAAGTTTTAAAGTTGTATTTGTTGGATAGGTTTAGCATTCAAAAAATACTCCACCtactttttaaaattttgaagaaaaaaaatatctCAAAGCTCGAAACTGGTAAACTATATACATGATCAGCTGGACCAACCACTAATCTATCATATTCTTTGTGGATTATTACTATGCTAACTATATTGATAATCTGTAGTCAACAGTAGTAGATTTCGTATCTGATTAAGTGGACTTTGTTGTTATAATTATCGCAATAATCATATTTTAATTTAGAATGCAGACgataaatagaaaaaaagaagaagagtagaACATAATTAACGAGCCGTTATtgcaatttttaaaaaaaaataaaagaccgtACATTCAGTTTAAGTTACGTGCattagagcccgtttggcttagctgatttagagtagctgataagcattaggtgctgaaaaacacttttaagtggtgaaactgatttaataaataagcagttacgtgtttggataaaattgctgaaattaataataagcggCTGAAGCTGTTTGATTAAAAAGCGCTGATTAACTATTTTTATGTTAAAATGACTTAAATGACCTTACAACAATTTACACTACTAAAAAcgttatttttttcaaaattttagattTTACATAGATTCAAATACAAAAATGACCTATTTATcatgttattttaattataaaaattattagaTGATATACAATTTATGTTATAATAAATATATAATCATAAATTAGAACGAGTGAAGTATAAATTAACCAAAGTTAAGAAAAAAAACCTTAAATAATGCACAGTAGGGAAGAAACATGCACTTAATATAGTCACATGGGGACTTTCATGAGT encodes the following:
- the LOC138871212 gene encoding uncharacterized protein, giving the protein MSKIPIMLKSNGNWDNYGRFRDFEVDAIVVDDNASYGILSSTIAEQLSIDTSDKIIEIKYIVNENCPPMEIRNDMGVRVYMETKKENKNLGSYPLCISVRDFNMELAINNESTSAGSSGSLNLLEFPSSPAIEEYQSEIITESTQTYIEEGQVYQDKQTVAAAMKNYSVMHKFQFRVKRSSHRSYWLICVAESCKWHFKATSINDSAMFKIKSFSRQHTCCLMDETFIQRKRTAAVLGSMVVPKYCDPKTVYTPKDIQTDMLSEHGLNLSYMQAWRAKEKALQFLRGNPCDSYNKLPKYFYILEKNYPCSVVKLKKAADDCFLYAFVALCTSINGWQHCRPVVVVDGTFLKSAYRGIMLTASTMDAAGTIFPLAYAVVDSENDASWKWFFEQFKEAYGERPSMCVVSDRHESILKATSVVYPGMAHYSCMWHIWTNIRSKFKKGHLQLHELYFATARSYTLDEFNERMLKIEEVDLRVKSYLYDIGYHRWSRVHATVNRTFTMTSNIAESLNAVTKDARELPIFDLFEYMRTLLERWTKEKLSKAKGTFTYLGHKYNKELEDNSTLSQKLRVRASTDHIHTVLDGVKRYIVCLENKKCSCGQFQLDELPCAHALAALRHRNETYENYCSPYYTRKSLLLTYEMPVNPLPDEGKWDVPQHILDEVVKPPAGDKRQPGRPHKERYKTFDEIKSKKYKVSCGNCGGEGHNKRTCKNAPKKK